Proteins from one Elephas maximus indicus isolate mEleMax1 chromosome 12, mEleMax1 primary haplotype, whole genome shotgun sequence genomic window:
- the SBDS gene encoding ribosome maturation protein SBDS, with protein MSIFTPTNQIRLTNVAVVRMKRAGKRFEIACYKNKVVGWRSGVEKDLDEVLQTHSVFVNVSKGQVAKKEDLISAFGTDDQTEICKQILTKGEVQVSDKERHTQLEQMFRDIATIVADKCVNPETKRPYTVILIERAMKDIHYSVKTNKSTKQQALEVIKQLKEKMKIERAHMRLRFLLPVSEGKKLKEKLKPFIKVIESEDYNQQLEIVCLIDPGCFREIDELIKKETKGKGSLEVLNLKDVEEGDEKLE; from the exons ATGTCGATCTTCACGCCTACCAACCAGATCCGCCTGACCAATGTGGCGGTGGTGCGGATGAAGCGCGCCGGGAAGCGCTTCGAAATCGCCTGCTACAAAAACAAGGTCGTCGGCTGGCGGAGCGGCGT ggaaaaagacctggatgAAGTTCTGCAGACCCACTCAGTGTTTGTGAATGTCTCCAAAGGTCAGGTTGCAAAGAAGGAAGATCTCATCAGTGCCTTTGGGACAGATGACCAGACTGAAATCTGTAAGCAG ATTTTGACCAAAGGAGAGGTTCAAGTGTCCGATAAAGAAAGGCACACACAGCTGGAGCAGATGTTTCGGGACATTGCAACTATTGTAGCAGATAAATGTGTGAATCCTGAAACAAAGAGACCATACACCGTCATCCTTATTGAGAGAGCCATGAAGGACATCCACTATTCAGTCAAAACTAACAAGAGTACAAAACAGCAG GCTCTGGAAGTAATAAAGCAGTTAAAGGAGAAAATGAAGATAGAGCGTGCTCACATGAGGCTTCGGTTCCTTCTCCCAGTGAGTGAAGGGAAGAAGTTGAAAGAAAAGCTCAAGCCATTTATCAAGGTCATAGAGAGCGAAGACTACAATCAACAGTTGGAAATT GTGTGTCTGATTGACCCAGGCTGCTTCAGAGAAATTGATGAGCTGATAAAAAAGGAGACAAAGGGCAAAGGTTCTTTGGAAGTGCTCAATTTGAAAGACGTGGAAGAAGGAGATGAGAAATTGGAATGA